From the genome of Candidatus Zixiibacteriota bacterium:
CGGACAGGTGTCCTTGCGCTATGGGCTGAAGGGACCGAACTTTGCGACCGTGTCGGCGTGCGCCTCTTCGGCGCATGCGATCGCCGATGCGATGCGCCTCATCGAGCGCGGGGATGCCGATTTGATGGTCACCGGCGGATCGGAAGCCACGATCACCCCCGCGGCGTTGGCCGGATTCTGTTCCGCCCGCGCGCTCTCAACGCGCAATGACGAACCGGCGAGGGCCTCGCGTCCCTTCGACAAGGACCGCGATGGCTTTGTCATGGGGGAGGGCGCCGCCATCCTGATCCTTGAGGCCCTCGAAAGCGCGGTCCGACGCGATGCGCCGATTCTGGCGGAGATGCTCGGAGTGGGCATGTCGGCCGATGCTTATCACATCACCGCCCCGGCGCCGCAGGGCGAGGGTGCACAACGGGCCATGCGGGCGGCGCTGAATGACGCCGGGATTCCCGTCGAAGCCGTCGACTACATCAACACGCACGGCACCGCCACGGATCTGGGCGACATCAGCGAGACCGAGGCGATCCGGGGCGTCTTCGGAGTCCATGCCGACCGGTTGATCACGAACTCGACAAAGTCGATGGTCGGTCATCTCCTCGGCGCCGCGGGCGCGGCCGAGTTGATCGCCTGCGTCAAGTCGATCGAAACCGGCAAGGTCCACCCGACCACCAACCTTGACAATCCCGATCCGAAGTGCGACTTGGACTATGCGGCCAAGCGCGTGGTCGAACGTCCTGTGCGGCTGGCGATTTCCAATTCCTTCGGGTTCGGTGGACACAACATCACACTCGTGGTCGGCGCCTACACCGCCGACGGTGGGAGGTGACAGACAGCGCGGCCGCGGTTTCAAGCAGGCCCGACTCTCATGGCAGCGTGCCCCAGGTTCTCCCGTCCCAAGGAGGCGCTATCCGCGCTCTGGTCCGCCAGGGCACGGATAGGGATTCCTGCCGATCGGGAACCGGGGACGATGCTCCCGCTTGAAGCAGACGGCTTCCGGTTCTGTCAGTTCATGCATGCCCCATTGGTTCTCCCGGCTATTCCGAATTTCCGGCCGGCGCACGCCCGCGCGTCATGCGGCCGAAGGAGAGATCCTCGGATACCGCTTCCGCGATCCGCGGCTGCTCCAAGAGGCTCTGACCCATCGTTCGTACGCCTACTCAGTCCACGGTGATCCCACCTACGAGCGGCTCGAATTCCTCGGTGATTCGGTGCTTGGCTTGGTCGTGGCGCGGCACCTGTACCTCCGTCATCCCGGCAAGACGGAAGGGGAATTGACCAAGCTCAAGGCCTCCTTGGTGAATCTCAAGACCCTGACGGTCGTGGCCAAGCGAGAAGGGCTGGGGGCGTACATTCGGCTGTCCCCGGAAGAGGACAAAGCCGGAGGGCGTCGGCGCGGTTCGATCCTTTCGGATGTCTACGAATCCGTG
Proteins encoded in this window:
- the fabF gene encoding beta-ketoacyl-ACP synthase II, with the protein product MRQDQFHRDGRPRRRVVVTGVGAITPIGHNVPAYWDGLLSGRSGAGTITAFDASAFPTRIACEVRDLDPNTIADKKEVRRLDRAQLLALGAADEAVSHAAMDLERLDRDRCGVVIGSGIGGIDTFEKQHLALVNQGPGRVSPFFIPMMIADMSAGQVSLRYGLKGPNFATVSACASSAHAIADAMRLIERGDADLMVTGGSEATITPAALAGFCSARALSTRNDEPARASRPFDKDRDGFVMGEGAAILILEALESAVRRDAPILAEMLGVGMSADAYHITAPAPQGEGAQRAMRAALNDAGIPVEAVDYINTHGTATDLGDISETEAIRGVFGVHADRLITNSTKSMVGHLLGAAGAAELIACVKSIETGKVHPTTNLDNPDPKCDLDYAAKRVVERPVRLAISNSFGFGGHNITLVVGAYTADGGR
- the rnc gene encoding ribonuclease III; the protein is MPHWFSRLFRISGRRTPARHAAEGEILGYRFRDPRLLQEALTHRSYAYSVHGDPTYERLEFLGDSVLGLVVARHLYLRHPGKTEGELTKLKASLVNLKTLTVVAKREGLGAYIRLSPEEDKAGGRRRGSILSDVYESVLGAIFLDGGLDAAAAVIERTLIRSLSGKARDILEVNYKGELLEYLQGRGLGMPRYEVAGESGPDHEKIFTVIVRADGRSVGRGTGANKKEAEQRAAREALMTLGVLAADNADALLTT